In the Nicotiana tabacum cultivar K326 chromosome 16, ASM71507v2, whole genome shotgun sequence genome, one interval contains:
- the LOC107807958 gene encoding putative splicing factor 3A subunit 1, with the protein MLSTTPILPLPAPPLDGNLGPTPPAQVVEEPKDDNMEENEEDNNKANNVPTSVATHTRTIGIIYPPPDIRSIVDKTAQFVAKNGPEFEKRIVLNNAGNAKFNFLSASDPYHAYYQHRLAEARAQNQASGEQPTQPADQEAAPAPPTADGAEATARPDPSAQFRPVRRVLEPPEAEQYTVRLPEGITSEELDIIKLTAQFVARNGKSFLTGLTSREINNPQFHFLKPTHSMFMFFTSLADAYSKVLMPPKGLTDKLRKSAADMTTVLERCLHRLEWEKSQEQARQKAEDEIEQERLQMAMIDWHDFVVVETIDFADDEDQDLPPPMTLEEVIRRSKMPTLEEEEYVEPGKEVEMEMDEEEVQLVEEGMRAATLQENGDVKSAETMGIAEEQDPPMRIVKNWKRPEERIPAERDPTKYVVSPITGELIPINEMSEHMRISLIDPKYKEQKDRMFAKIKETTLAQDDEISRNIVGLARTRPDIFGTTEEEVSNAVKAEIEKKKEEPKQVIWDGHTGSIGRTASQAMSHNTNADDQNDAANDERNLPGPQAPPPPRPGFPSVRPLPPPPGLALNIPRPPNTVQYSTSTGAGVAAPPPPRPPMVNMIPQVRPPPPPMPQMLGQQNLMVNRPPMPPSMAMNSHGHPIPPPPGSQFTPLGAPRPFVPLPMSQPGMSMIPPPPIPQGMPPPPPLEEAPPLPEEPEPKRQKLDESVLIPEEQFLAQHSGPARINVSVPNTDEGNLKGQVLEITVQSLSESIASLKEKISGEVQLPANKQKLSGKAGFLKDNLSLAYYNVASGETLSLSLRERGGRKR; encoded by the exons ATGTTGAGCACCACGCCAATATTACCCCTTCCAGCGCCCCCGTTGGATGGGAATCTGGGACCAACACCTCCAGCGCAGGTGGTAGAGGAACCAAAGGATGATAACATGGAGGAAAATGAAGAGGACAACAATAAAGCCAATAATGTTCCAACGTCTGTTGCAACACATACGAGAACCATTGGTATCATTTATCCGCCTCCAGATATTAGGAGTATTGTCGACAAGACTGCACAGTTTGTGGCGAAGAATGGTCCAGAATTTGAGAAGAGGATTGTTCTAAATAACGCTGGCAATGCAAAATTTAACTTCCTGAGTGCTTCTGATCCTTACCATGCCTATTATCAGCACCGTTTGGCTGAAGCTCGTGCACAGAATCAGGCTTCTGGAGAGCAGCCTACTCAACCAGCAGACCAAGAAGCAGCCCCTGCTCCTCCTACCGCTGATGGTGCTGAGGCAACTGCTAGGCCTGATCCGTCTGCTCAGTTTAGACCTGTCAGAAGGGTTCTTGAGCCACCTGAGGCAGAGCAATATACTGTTAGACTCCCTGAAGGGATCACAAGTGAAGAATTGGATATCATTAAGCTTACAGCACAATTTGTGGCCAGAAATGGGAAGTCTTTCTTAACAGGGTTGACGAGCAGGGAGATTAATAATCCGCAGTTTCATTTTCTAAAGCCTACTCACAGCATGTTCATGTTTTTCACTTCACTTGCGGATGCGTATTCGAAAGTTCTGATGCCTCCTAAAGGCTTGACGGATAAGCTACGGAAGAGTGCTGCTGACATGACAACAGTCCTGGAGCGATGTCTGCATCGATTGGAGTGGGAAAAGTCACAGGAGCAGGCTAGGCAGAAAGCTGAAGATGAGATAGAACAGGAGAGGTTGCAGATGGCTATGATTGATTGGCATGATTTTGTTGTCGTTGAGACTATAGATTTTGCTGATGATGAGGATCAGGATTTACCTCCACCTATGACCCTTGAGGAGGTTATAAGGAGGAGCAAGATGCCTACATTGGAGGAAGAAGAGTATGTTGAGCCTGGAAAAGAGGTGGAAAtggagatggatgaagaagaggTGCAGCTAGTCGAAGAAGGTATGAGAGCTGCGACTCTTcaagagaatggtgatgtcaagAGTGCTGAAACCATGGGAATTGCAGAGGAACAGGACCCACCTATGCGGATTGTGAAGAACTGGAAGAGGCCTGAAGAGAGGATCCCCGCAGAAAGGGACCCGACTAAGTATGTTGTCTCTCCTATAACTGGTGAGCTAATACCTATTAATGAAATGTCTGAACATATGAGGATCTCTCTCATTGATCCGAAGTACAAGGAACAGAAAGACAGGATGTTTGCAAAGATTAAGGAGACAACTCTTGCGCAGGATGATGAGATATCTAGGAACATTGTTGGGCTTGCAAGAACCCGTCCGGATATATTTGGTACTACGGAAGAAGAAGTTTCAAATGCGGTCAAGGCTGAGattgagaaaaaaaaggaagagccGAAGCAGGTCATATGGGATGGTCACACAGGTAGCATTGGTCGCACTGCAAGCCAGGCAATGTCTCACAACACTAATGCAGATGATCAGAATGATGCTGCAAATGATGAAAGAAACCTTCCTGGTCCGCAGGCTCCTCCACCTCCCAGACCTGGTTTTCCATCTGTTAGGCCACTACCTCCACCTCCTGGGCTTGCGCTGAATATTCCTAGGCCTCCTAATACCGTCCAGTATTCCACCTCCACCGGTGCTGGGGTTGCTGCTCCGCCTCCACCTCGACCTCCTATGGTTAACATGATTCCTCAGGTTCGGCCCCCACCTCCTCCCATGCCACAGATGCTAGGTCAGCAAAATCTCATGGTAAATCGTCCACCAATGCCTCCATCAATGGCCATGAATTCGCATGGCCATCCTATTCCACCACCTCCTGGATCACAGTTTACACCTTTGGGAGCACCTCGCCCCTTTGTTCCCCTCCCGATGTCCCAGCCCGGAATGTCTATGATTCCGCCTCCTCCTATTCCCCAAGGAATGCCTCCTCCTCCTCCACTGGAAGAAGCCCCTCCTCTACCTGAAGAGCCAGAGCCGAAGAGGCAAAAGCTTGATGAGTCTGTTCTCATTCCTGAAGAGCAGTTTTTGGCTCAGCACTCG GGTCCTGCAAGGATCAATGTATCTGTGCCGAATACTGACGAAGGGAATCTCAAAGGACAAGTTCTGGAAATCACAGTGCAATCTCTGTCTGAAAGCATTGCCAGTCTAAAAGAGAAGATTTCCGGGGAGGTCCAGCTTCCTGCAAACAAACAAAAGCTGAGTGGAAAGGCTGGTTTTCTCAAGGACAACTTGTCTCTTGCATACTATAATGTTGCATCTGGAGAAACTCTCAGTCTCTCTCTGAGAGAACGTGGTGGCAGAAAGAGATGA